The Nitrosopumilus cobalaminigenes genome contains a region encoding:
- a CDS encoding HD domain-containing protein produces the protein MKVLDSIKNEVKEIMDNDSAHDFEHIMRVYKNAQKMCKKEKANKKLVLCAALLHDIVSYPKSDKRSKMSSIESAKKSKTMLKKYNFSEEEIIIISDAIRDHSFSQNKIPSTLEGKILQDADRLDAIGAIGLARVFATGGSLKRPFYNIDDPFCKTRKPDDKTWTVDHFYQKLLKLESLMNTKSGKIEAKKRTRVLKDFLKQLKLEI, from the coding sequence ATGAAAGTTCTTGATTCTATTAAAAATGAAGTTAAAGAAATAATGGATAATGATTCAGCACATGATTTTGAACATATTATGAGAGTTTACAAAAACGCTCAAAAAATGTGCAAGAAAGAAAAAGCCAACAAAAAATTAGTTCTTTGTGCAGCGTTATTACATGATATTGTTTCTTACCCAAAATCTGATAAGCGTTCAAAAATGTCTTCAATAGAAAGTGCAAAAAAATCTAAAACTATGCTAAAAAAATATAATTTTTCAGAAGAAGAAATTATTATTATTTCAGATGCTATTCGTGATCATAGTTTTTCACAAAATAAAATACCTTCAACTTTGGAAGGGAAAATTCTTCAGGATGCTGATAGATTAGATGCAATAGGTGCAATAGGACTTGCAAGAGTTTTTGCTACAGGTGGTTCACTTAAACGACCATTCTATAATATCGATGATCCGTTTTGCAAAACAAGAAAACCTGATGATAAAACTTGGACAGTGGATCACTTTTATCAAAAGTTACTCAAATTGGAATCTTTGATGAATACAAAATCTGGCAAGATAGAGGCCAAAAAGAGAACTAGGGTACTCAAAGATTTCCTAAAACAATTAAAATTGGAGATATGA